In one Moritella sp. 5 genomic region, the following are encoded:
- a CDS encoding ExeM/NucH family extracellular endonuclease, producing MMKKKILTFAIGSVLSGGVQAALTDILITEYVEGGGYNKALELTNLGDTDYEFPANIGISKQGDGKTDGWGTLFDLEGTIITAGNTFVLVEKNSRSQVIRDAITANDGTPVLATASFANGNDALALADITDPKNPVLIDVAGVVDSSQNWGKDLTLRRRLLEDDNTPVQKVAYDPKEWLELNKDDYTGLAIADLAPAPIKFTCTEDNIRTTIEDIQGDSWKSPLIAKGKYESADSIYVEAIVTAVTSLPRVGLYLQQTGSDPLSSEGIFVETNVATTDLIGKTVCLSSKVYEDYGFTKLKTSNFDIIDAGTAVPEAIEIKILDTDVNDKGDFDFQKTLERYEGMLVRLPADMDANVDGEQTMRVSRTFSRDYGARRDNISLAYKRPNMQPNQEHVAGSDEAKAQIAENKNYRMILESNEKVENDGSIPYYPTFLDNPNVNYIRVNDSVVGIEGILSHSYGNFSLTVTNEATVDTFKHTTPRTDKPSLNTDTVDREFPITIATQNVLNLFNSPVGGDKNPTGQNRGALSQAEYDRQLAKITTAILALDTDIVGLMEIENNGFGDNGALKALVKSINSDIADTKNHYVFVGIDSNNDGKLNNEDTIGTDAITTGLLYRPSKVTLDSSGIIQMPQQHAPAVVNEDGKEIESGDNYQRDTLAATFIVNQTGKKLNIAVNHFKSKGSTCWEDVESGEKVDNDLQGSCENFRVAAAYQLGTEFGKLKGDSVILGDLNAYGSEDPLLVLTQNLTKKVLTTARNTYIGGDKDTLGTPQFNPEGIPFTVDKSFNYVNIVEKMDKVKGKTGWSYSYNDEIGSLDHMLVNASLEARVIDAGDWHINSTESTYFQYNKEGKYGPVISDTAYDAYNGGEATPFRSSDHDPAFMSLSYKYGEADIGQAVVLPIIDNTINLTYAVPEGIETKKGDITTVTLTPKASVKTLVGIAVQEDTLRFVLESDNQTTVPMELKGIQSGDYTIKIQLHRVKGVHEVALPNSDVSMDVTVAQPALLEVGIAPPTAPTPPTTTPTTTPTTTPTTPTTPTTPTTPTTSTTPTMPENQKSGGSFGIFGIVSLLGFSLLRRKAK from the coding sequence ATGATGAAAAAGAAAATATTAACCTTTGCCATTGGTAGTGTTCTCTCAGGCGGTGTACAAGCCGCATTAACAGATATTTTAATTACTGAGTATGTAGAAGGTGGTGGCTACAATAAAGCGCTTGAGCTGACTAATCTCGGTGATACCGACTATGAGTTTCCTGCCAACATAGGTATTAGTAAGCAAGGGGATGGCAAGACTGATGGTTGGGGGACTTTATTTGATCTTGAAGGAACCATTATTACAGCTGGTAACACATTTGTTTTAGTTGAAAAAAACAGTCGTTCTCAAGTTATAAGAGATGCGATTACGGCGAATGATGGTACCCCAGTCCTTGCAACGGCAAGTTTTGCTAATGGTAACGATGCCCTGGCTCTTGCTGATATTACAGATCCTAAAAATCCAGTATTAATTGATGTAGCTGGCGTTGTTGATAGCAGTCAAAACTGGGGGAAAGATCTCACACTACGCCGTCGTTTGTTAGAGGACGATAATACGCCAGTACAAAAAGTAGCTTACGACCCTAAAGAATGGTTAGAACTAAATAAAGATGACTACACAGGTCTTGCTATCGCGGATCTCGCACCTGCTCCGATTAAATTCACCTGTACAGAAGATAATATAAGAACGACCATTGAAGACATTCAAGGCGATAGTTGGAAATCACCACTTATTGCTAAAGGTAAATACGAATCAGCAGACAGTATTTATGTTGAAGCAATTGTCACTGCAGTCACTAGCCTACCGAGAGTCGGTTTATACCTTCAGCAAACAGGCTCTGACCCACTAAGCTCAGAAGGTATTTTTGTCGAAACGAATGTGGCGACAACTGATCTTATCGGCAAGACCGTTTGTTTAAGTAGTAAAGTTTATGAAGATTATGGCTTTACTAAACTGAAAACAAGTAACTTTGACATTATTGATGCAGGCACAGCGGTACCGGAAGCAATTGAAATTAAAATTCTAGATACTGACGTTAATGATAAAGGTGATTTTGATTTCCAAAAAACACTTGAGCGTTATGAAGGCATGTTAGTTCGCTTACCAGCCGACATGGATGCAAACGTAGATGGCGAGCAAACCATGCGCGTATCAAGAACGTTCTCTCGTGATTATGGAGCAAGAAGAGACAACATCTCTCTTGCTTATAAACGCCCTAACATGCAGCCTAACCAAGAACATGTCGCAGGCAGTGATGAAGCAAAAGCTCAGATAGCAGAAAATAAAAACTACCGAATGATACTGGAAAGTAACGAAAAAGTAGAGAATGACGGAAGTATTCCTTATTACCCTACATTCCTCGATAACCCCAATGTTAATTACATTCGCGTTAATGACAGTGTCGTAGGTATTGAAGGTATATTAAGCCATAGCTATGGTAACTTTAGTCTTACCGTGACCAATGAAGCAACGGTGGATACCTTCAAGCACACGACTCCAAGAACAGACAAGCCATCATTAAACACAGACACTGTTGATCGCGAATTCCCTATTACTATTGCAACTCAAAATGTACTTAATTTATTTAACTCGCCTGTCGGTGGGGATAAAAACCCAACAGGGCAAAACCGTGGCGCCCTATCACAAGCTGAATATGATCGACAATTAGCTAAAATCACGACAGCCATACTTGCATTAGATACCGATATCGTCGGTTTAATGGAAATTGAAAATAATGGTTTTGGTGATAATGGTGCGCTGAAAGCCTTAGTAAAAAGTATTAATAGTGATATTGCCGATACTAAAAATCATTATGTTTTCGTTGGTATAGACAGCAATAACGATGGGAAGCTAAATAACGAAGATACCATTGGTACTGATGCGATCACAACAGGACTGCTGTACCGCCCAAGTAAAGTCACTTTGGATAGCTCTGGTATCATCCAAATGCCACAGCAACATGCTCCAGCAGTCGTTAATGAAGACGGCAAAGAAATTGAAAGTGGCGATAATTATCAACGTGACACTCTCGCTGCAACATTTATTGTTAATCAAACAGGTAAAAAACTAAATATTGCTGTTAATCACTTTAAATCAAAAGGCTCAACTTGTTGGGAAGATGTTGAAAGTGGCGAAAAAGTCGATAATGATCTACAAGGTTCCTGTGAAAACTTCCGCGTCGCTGCCGCTTATCAACTTGGCACTGAATTCGGTAAACTTAAAGGTGACAGTGTCATTCTAGGTGACTTAAACGCTTACGGTTCTGAAGACCCACTATTAGTATTAACTCAAAACCTTACAAAAAAAGTACTTACAACAGCACGCAATACCTATATCGGCGGCGATAAAGACACCCTAGGTACACCACAATTCAATCCTGAAGGAATACCGTTTACAGTTGATAAATCATTTAACTACGTAAATATTGTAGAAAAAATGGATAAAGTTAAGGGTAAAACAGGTTGGAGCTATTCATACAATGATGAAATTGGTTCACTGGATCATATGCTCGTTAATGCGTCACTTGAAGCGCGTGTAATTGATGCGGGTGATTGGCACATCAACAGTACCGAGTCTACTTATTTCCAATATAATAAAGAGGGTAAATACGGTCCTGTAATCAGTGATACTGCATATGATGCATATAATGGTGGAGAAGCAACACCATTCCGTTCATCAGATCACGATCCTGCGTTCATGTCACTTAGCTATAAGTATGGTGAAGCCGATATAGGTCAAGCGGTGGTATTACCTATTATTGATAATACAATTAACCTAACATACGCGGTTCCTGAAGGTATAGAAACGAAAAAAGGTGATATTACGACAGTTACACTAACACCTAAAGCGAGTGTTAAAACTCTCGTAGGGATAGCCGTACAAGAAGATACTCTACGCTTTGTACTAGAGAGTGACAATCAAACTACTGTGCCAATGGAGCTCAAGGGCATTCAGTCTGGCGATTACACCATAAAAATACAACTACACCGAGTTAAAGGTGTACATGAAGTTGCGCTACCAAATTCAGATGTCAGCATGGATGTCACAGTAGCACAGCCTGCTTTACTTGAAGTAGGCATTGCTCCACCTACAGCACCAACTCCACCTACAACTACACCTACAACTACACCTACAACTACACCTACAACACCAACTACACCAACTACACCAACTACACCGACTACATCTACGACACCAACTATGCCAGAGAATCAAAAATCAGGTGGTTCATTTGGTATCTTCGGTATCGTTTCATTACTCGGTTTTAGTCTCTTACGTCGTAAAGCTAAATAA
- a CDS encoding outer membrane protein OmpK: MKNVKNIALAATTLAAISCNAFAADYSDDIHKNDYQWSQFNLMYAVGEKPSSKDNLKHDYLEMEFGGRSGVVDLYGYVDVFNLTNKNSSGSDKNDGASKMFMKLAPRFSLDAITGQDLSFGPVQEVYVATLFNWGGGAIGSDVNNAFFGLGSDVMVPWLGKVGMNVYGLYDVNAKDWNGYQFSMNWFKPFVNFDNGSFISYQGYVDYQFGMDTNKVGAVSNGGVMFNGIYWHSDRYSVGYGLKAYSDVYGIKDSNSFASTGVAHYLAASYKF, from the coding sequence ATGAAAAATGTTAAAAATATAGCATTAGCTGCAACTACGCTTGCTGCTATCTCTTGCAACGCGTTCGCGGCTGATTATTCTGATGATATTCACAAGAATGATTACCAATGGTCACAATTCAACTTAATGTATGCAGTTGGTGAAAAACCAAGTAGTAAAGATAATCTAAAGCATGACTATCTAGAAATGGAATTTGGCGGCCGTTCAGGAGTTGTTGATCTATATGGTTATGTTGACGTATTTAATCTAACGAATAAAAATTCTAGTGGCTCAGATAAAAATGATGGCGCGAGCAAGATGTTTATGAAACTTGCTCCACGTTTTTCACTTGATGCTATAACTGGTCAAGATTTGTCTTTCGGCCCTGTACAAGAAGTATATGTTGCTACTTTATTTAACTGGGGTGGTGGTGCGATTGGTAGTGATGTTAACAATGCATTCTTTGGTCTAGGTTCTGATGTGATGGTGCCTTGGTTAGGTAAAGTAGGTATGAATGTTTATGGTTTATACGATGTTAACGCTAAAGATTGGAATGGTTACCAATTCTCGATGAACTGGTTCAAGCCTTTCGTTAACTTTGATAATGGTAGCTTCATTTCTTACCAAGGTTACGTTGATTACCAATTTGGTATGGATACAAATAAAGTTGGTGCTGTAAGCAATGGCGGTGTTATGTTTAATGGTATCTATTGGCATTCAGATCGTTACTCAGTTGGTTACGGCCTAAAAGCGTACAGCGACGTTTACGGTATTAAAGATAGCAATTCTTTTGCATCTACAGGCGTTGCACATTACTTAGCTGCATCTTACAAATTCTAA
- a CDS encoding outer membrane protein OmpK yields MNNIYKLLSLIAALMIFSNSTVAADYSDGLHKKDYRWIQFNMMYAISEKPSVEDHLDHDYLEVEFGGRSGIVDLYGYVDVFNLANTDSRHSDKTNNKSKIFMKLSPRFSLDAMTGKDLSFGPVQEVYVATLFNWAGGGITGVDNDGKTIIGDVNNSFWGLGIDVSVAWFGTVGINLYGLYDLNTKDWNGYQFSMNWFKPFVTFGNGSFIAYQGYVDYQFGADAVKDLDVPKTTHGGVMFNGIYWHSERYALGYGVKIYNDVYTIEDGGGLTALDSSGFAHYFAAIYKF; encoded by the coding sequence ATGAACAATATCTATAAATTATTATCATTGATTGCAGCGTTAATGATTTTTTCGAATAGCACTGTTGCTGCAGATTATAGTGATGGGCTACATAAGAAAGACTATAGATGGATACAGTTTAATATGATGTATGCCATTAGCGAAAAGCCGAGTGTTGAAGACCATTTAGACCATGATTACCTTGAAGTGGAATTTGGCGGTCGTTCTGGCATTGTTGATTTATACGGTTACGTAGACGTGTTTAATTTAGCTAATACAGACTCTAGACATTCGGACAAAACCAATAATAAAAGTAAGATATTCATGAAATTATCTCCACGTTTTTCACTCGATGCTATGACGGGCAAAGACTTATCGTTTGGACCTGTGCAAGAGGTTTATGTTGCCACGTTATTTAATTGGGCTGGTGGTGGAATTACAGGCGTTGATAACGATGGTAAGACGATAATTGGTGATGTTAATAATTCATTTTGGGGCTTAGGTATTGATGTCTCGGTAGCTTGGTTTGGTACGGTGGGCATAAACCTATATGGTTTGTATGATCTAAATACGAAAGATTGGAACGGTTATCAGTTTTCAATGAATTGGTTTAAGCCATTTGTGACTTTTGGCAATGGCAGTTTTATTGCTTATCAGGGTTATGTTGATTATCAATTTGGTGCGGATGCTGTAAAGGATCTTGACGTGCCTAAGACTACCCATGGCGGCGTGATGTTTAATGGTATTTACTGGCACTCTGAACGCTACGCATTAGGTTATGGGGTGAAAATATACAATGACGTCTACACCATTGAAGATGGTGGGGGTCTAACTGCTTTAGACTCGTCTGGTTTTGCCCATTATTTTGCTGCTATTTATAAATTTTAA
- the rbsD gene encoding D-ribose pyranase codes for MKKNALINADLSYLVATLGHTNEITICDAGLPVPDSTLRIDLALIPGVPTFIATVKAILGEMQIEGIILAEEFATVSPELHTALLDVIANEEQLTNKIITITYIDHEAFKQRTHHSKAVVRTGECTPYANVIFQSGVVF; via the coding sequence ATGAAGAAAAATGCACTTATCAACGCAGACTTATCTTATTTAGTTGCGACGCTTGGCCATACTAACGAGATCACCATTTGTGATGCTGGTTTACCTGTTCCAGACTCAACACTGCGTATCGATCTTGCGTTGATTCCGGGTGTACCAACATTCATCGCGACCGTTAAAGCGATACTCGGCGAAATGCAAATTGAAGGCATCATACTTGCAGAAGAGTTTGCTACGGTTAGCCCTGAGTTACACACGGCCTTACTTGATGTGATAGCCAATGAAGAACAGCTCACCAATAAAATAATTACAATCACTTATATTGACCACGAAGCATTTAAGCAACGAACACACCATAGCAAAGCCGTTGTACGCACGGGTGAATGTACACCTTATGCTAATGTGATCTTCCAATCTGGCGTGGTGTTTTAA
- the rbsA gene encoding ribose ABC transporter ATP-binding protein RbsA has product MTQAILKLSGIEKSFPGVKALDNACLNVYPGKVMALLGENGAGKSTLMKVLTGIYHMDKGSINYQGRDVSFNGPRHSQEVGISIIHQELNLIPELTIAENIYLGREKTNAFGGIKWAEMYRDADALLLRLNVKHSSRQLLGELSLGEQQMVEIAKALSFQSQVIVMDEPTDALTESETKSLFKVINELRNEGCGIVYISHRLKEIFEICDDITVLRDGKFIDEIAVSDIDEDSLIEKMVGRRLDEIYPRIDATHGTTCMEVENIVAPGVRDVSFKLDHGEILGISGLMGAGRTELMKAIYGALPRDSGDVILDGKVVSPVTPRDGLANGIAYISEDRKGDGLVLGLSVKENMTLCALDQLSQGLQLDHAKEATAVEDFMRQFNVKTPSRDQIIGNLSGGNQQKVAIAKGLITRPKVLILDEPTRGVDVGAKKEIYELINQFKVEGMSIILVSSEMPEVLGMSDRILVMHEGRISGEFMAEHANQEKLMACAVGKKMNEAGL; this is encoded by the coding sequence ATGACGCAAGCAATTTTAAAACTCAGTGGTATCGAAAAATCATTTCCTGGTGTGAAAGCGCTAGATAATGCTTGTTTGAATGTATACCCAGGTAAGGTAATGGCATTATTGGGCGAAAATGGTGCCGGTAAGTCGACGTTGATGAAGGTATTAACCGGTATCTATCACATGGATAAAGGTAGTATTAACTACCAAGGTCGTGATGTTAGCTTTAATGGCCCGCGTCATTCTCAAGAAGTGGGCATTAGTATAATTCACCAAGAATTAAACTTGATCCCTGAGTTAACGATTGCTGAAAATATCTATTTAGGCCGCGAAAAAACCAATGCGTTTGGCGGTATTAAATGGGCAGAGATGTATCGCGATGCCGATGCCTTATTACTACGCTTAAACGTCAAACACAGTTCGCGTCAATTATTGGGTGAGCTAAGTTTAGGTGAGCAGCAAATGGTCGAAATTGCCAAAGCGCTGTCATTTCAATCCCAAGTTATCGTGATGGATGAACCGACCGATGCCTTGACGGAGAGCGAAACTAAATCATTATTCAAAGTGATTAATGAACTGCGTAATGAAGGCTGCGGCATTGTTTATATTTCTCATCGTTTAAAAGAAATTTTCGAGATCTGTGATGATATTACTGTATTGCGTGATGGTAAATTTATTGACGAAATAGCGGTGAGTGATATTGACGAAGATAGTCTGATTGAGAAAATGGTGGGTCGTCGTTTAGACGAGATCTATCCACGTATCGACGCAACACATGGCACAACATGCATGGAAGTTGAAAATATTGTGGCACCAGGTGTGCGTGACGTCAGTTTCAAATTAGACCATGGTGAAATATTAGGTATCTCGGGTTTAATGGGCGCTGGCCGTACTGAATTAATGAAAGCTATTTACGGGGCATTACCACGTGATTCGGGTGATGTGATTTTAGACGGTAAGGTTGTTAGTCCAGTAACCCCACGCGACGGCTTGGCTAATGGTATTGCCTATATTTCTGAAGATCGTAAAGGTGATGGGCTAGTCCTTGGTTTGTCGGTAAAAGAAAATATGACCTTGTGCGCATTAGACCAACTGTCACAAGGCTTGCAATTAGATCACGCGAAAGAAGCGACTGCAGTAGAAGACTTTATGCGTCAGTTTAATGTTAAAACACCAAGCCGCGATCAGATTATTGGTAACTTATCTGGTGGTAACCAGCAGAAAGTGGCGATAGCCAAAGGTTTAATTACCCGCCCTAAAGTACTTATTTTAGATGAGCCTACCCGTGGTGTTGATGTCGGCGCTAAAAAAGAGATCTACGAGTTAATCAACCAATTTAAAGTAGAAGGCATGAGTATCATTCTCGTGTCGTCAGAAATGCCAGAAGTATTGGGCATGAGTGACCGAATTTTAGTGATGCACGAAGGCCGTATCAGCGGTGAGTTTATGGCTGAACATGCTAACCAAGAAAAACTAATGGCGTGTGCTGTTGGAAAAAAAATGAATGAGGCAGGGCTATGA
- the rbsC gene encoding ribose ABC transporter permease — protein sequence MTKTLTRKFFTKEWLFEQKSLIALILLIVVVSFLNPHFFTVGNILNILRQTSVSAIIAVGMTLVILTGGIDLGVGSVLALCGAFAASLIAMEVSVMIAVPVALFAGAALGAMSGMIIAIGKVQAFIATLVTMTLLRGVTMVYTDGRPISTGFTDVADSFSWIGTGYLLGVPVPIWLMVMVFASVWYLLNHTRFGRYVYALGGNEAATRLSGINVDKVKIGVYAICGALAALAGLIVTSRLSSAQPTAGMGYELDAIAAVVVGGTSLAGGKGRIMGTLIGALIIGFLNNALNLLDVSSYFQMIAKAVVILLAVLVETKKK from the coding sequence ATGACGAAAACTTTAACCAGAAAATTTTTTACTAAAGAATGGTTGTTTGAACAAAAATCATTAATCGCTTTAATTTTGTTGATTGTGGTGGTGTCTTTCTTAAACCCTCACTTTTTCACTGTGGGGAATATTTTAAACATATTACGTCAAACATCGGTGAGCGCGATCATCGCTGTGGGTATGACCTTAGTGATCTTAACCGGCGGTATTGACTTAGGTGTTGGCTCGGTATTAGCCCTGTGTGGTGCCTTTGCAGCGTCATTAATAGCAATGGAAGTATCAGTGATGATAGCCGTTCCTGTGGCATTATTTGCAGGTGCAGCATTAGGTGCGATGAGCGGTATGATTATTGCCATCGGTAAGGTGCAAGCCTTTATTGCGACGCTGGTGACCATGACATTATTGCGTGGTGTAACCATGGTATATACCGACGGTCGTCCAATCTCAACCGGTTTTACTGATGTTGCGGATAGTTTTTCATGGATCGGTACGGGTTATTTATTAGGTGTGCCTGTACCAATCTGGTTAATGGTGATGGTATTTGCTTCGGTATGGTACTTACTTAATCATACGCGTTTTGGTCGTTATGTTTATGCCCTTGGTGGCAACGAAGCAGCGACACGTCTATCAGGTATTAACGTAGATAAAGTGAAGATTGGTGTTTATGCCATCTGTGGTGCACTGGCTGCATTAGCTGGTTTGATTGTGACATCACGTTTATCATCTGCACAACCTACCGCTGGTATGGGTTATGAATTAGATGCGATTGCAGCTGTAGTCGTCGGCGGCACCAGTCTTGCTGGTGGTAAAGGTCGTATTATGGGTACGCTGATCGGAGCATTAATTATCGGCTTCCTAAATAACGCATTAAATCTATTGGATGTATCTTCATACTTCCAGATGATTGCTAAAGCTGTAGTGATCTTACTTGCAGTATTAGTTGAAACGAAAAAGAAATAA
- the rbsB gene encoding ribose ABC transporter substrate-binding protein RbsB, which produces MKKLATLISAAVVSASFSATVMAQDTIAMVVSTLNNPFFVTMKEGAEAKAKTLGYKLIVLDSQNDPSKELSNVEDLTVRGVKAILINPTDSDAVSNAIRMANRSNIPVITLDRGASRGKVVSHIASDNVAGGEMAGQYINDTIGANAKVIQLEGIAGTSAARERGQGFMQAVDKNKMNLLGSQPADFDRTKGLNVMENMLAANSDVQAVFAQNDEMALGALRAVQASGKDVLIVGFDGTKDGIAAVNRGILGATIAQQPALIGALGVVTVDKILKGQSVEKSIAVPLKVITKS; this is translated from the coding sequence ATGAAAAAATTAGCAACCTTGATCTCTGCTGCTGTAGTTTCAGCATCTTTCAGTGCAACGGTAATGGCGCAAGATACGATTGCAATGGTGGTGTCGACGTTAAACAACCCTTTCTTTGTAACAATGAAAGAAGGTGCGGAAGCGAAAGCAAAAACATTAGGTTATAAGTTAATTGTGCTGGATTCACAGAACGATCCAAGTAAAGAATTATCGAACGTTGAAGACCTGACTGTACGTGGCGTAAAAGCGATCTTAATTAACCCAACTGATTCAGACGCAGTATCGAATGCGATCCGTATGGCTAACCGTTCTAATATTCCAGTTATCACATTAGACCGTGGTGCGAGTCGTGGTAAAGTGGTGAGCCACATTGCTTCTGATAACGTTGCTGGTGGCGAAATGGCCGGTCAATATATAAATGATACGATTGGCGCTAATGCAAAAGTTATCCAACTAGAAGGCATCGCAGGTACATCTGCGGCACGTGAACGTGGTCAAGGCTTCATGCAAGCAGTTGATAAAAACAAAATGAATTTGCTAGGTAGCCAACCCGCTGATTTTGATCGTACTAAAGGCCTTAACGTAATGGAAAACATGCTTGCTGCTAACTCAGACGTACAAGCTGTATTCGCGCAAAATGATGAAATGGCATTAGGTGCATTACGTGCCGTTCAAGCATCAGGTAAAGACGTATTAATCGTTGGTTTTGATGGCACTAAAGACGGTATTGCTGCCGTTAATCGCGGTATCTTAGGTGCGACAATTGCACAACAACCTGCGTTAATTGGTGCTCTTGGTGTTGTAACTGTTGATAAAATACTTAAAGGTCAGTCTGTAGAGAAGAGCATCGCTGTACCATTAAAAGTGATCACTAAGTCATAA
- the rbsK gene encoding ribokinase — translation MNKLVVLGSVNADHVLQVASFPRPGETLLGHSYAVIPGGKGANQAVAAARLGADIAFIACVGDDSFGRNMINEFDRDGINTQAVMVEQDTPTGIAMIQVAATGENSICISAEANACLTPERLNPHRELIAQADTLLMQLETPIATITQAAKIAKKAGTRVVLNPAPAQPLNDELLSVIDLITPNETEAELLTGIKVIDMVSAQVAADVLHNKGIAEVMITLGSQGVWISREGKSKQVKGFRVDAVDTTAAGDTFNGGLLAGLQAGLVLDDAIRFAHAAAAISVTRVGAQTSIPTKSDVDAFLALQG, via the coding sequence ATGAATAAATTAGTTGTGTTAGGTAGCGTTAACGCTGATCATGTTTTACAAGTGGCTTCTTTTCCGCGTCCAGGCGAAACTTTACTTGGCCATAGTTATGCCGTTATCCCAGGTGGTAAAGGGGCGAATCAAGCCGTTGCCGCCGCGCGTTTAGGTGCCGATATTGCATTTATTGCCTGTGTTGGTGATGATAGCTTTGGCCGTAATATGATTAACGAGTTTGATCGTGATGGTATCAATACCCAAGCTGTGATGGTGGAACAAGATACACCGACTGGGATCGCGATGATCCAAGTAGCGGCAACCGGTGAAAACAGTATTTGTATTTCGGCAGAAGCGAATGCTTGCTTAACTCCAGAACGACTTAACCCACATCGCGAGTTAATTGCGCAAGCTGATACATTATTGATGCAATTAGAAACGCCGATTGCAACTATTACTCAAGCCGCTAAAATAGCAAAAAAAGCGGGAACACGTGTCGTATTAAACCCGGCTCCTGCACAGCCATTAAACGATGAGTTATTATCGGTTATTGATTTGATCACCCCAAATGAAACCGAAGCTGAATTATTAACGGGCATTAAAGTGATCGATATGGTATCGGCGCAAGTGGCTGCGGATGTATTACATAATAAAGGCATTGCTGAGGTAATGATCACTTTAGGTAGCCAAGGTGTGTGGATCAGTCGAGAAGGCAAGAGTAAACAAGTTAAAGGTTTCCGTGTTGATGCTGTAGATACCACGGCTGCAGGTGATACTTTTAATGGCGGTTTGTTAGCAGGACTGCAAGCGGGCTTAGTATTGGATGATGCGATTCGTTTTGCTCATGCTGCGGCTGCAATTTCAGTGACGCGTGTCGGTGCACAAACATCGATACCAACTAAGTCGGATGTTGATGCTTTTTTAGCGTTACAAGGTTAA
- a CDS encoding substrate-binding domain-containing protein: protein MATIKDVARHAGVSTSTVSHVLNNTRYVSDDVSARVRTAVEELRYAPSALARSLKVQSTKTFGMLVTTSTNPFFGEVLKGVERRCYEHGYNLILCNTEGDVTRMHANLDILLQKRVDGLMLMCSEVESQGFNLFERHKPVPTVVMDWGPTNFPCDKIQDNSHRGGYMATQHLIAKGHTEIGCITGVLDKLTAQQRFAGFTQAMEEAGLAINPEWITAGDFECEGGEKAFAEMVANGPLPSALFVCNDMMAMSVINSASKKGISVPEDLSIIGYDDIKLAKYITPSLTTIHQPKHRLGQKAVDMLLEQIKSKTESNQIIELEPTLVERDSVKALNC from the coding sequence ATGGCAACAATTAAAGACGTAGCAAGACATGCAGGTGTATCAACGTCAACAGTGAGTCATGTATTAAATAATACACGCTATGTCAGTGACGATGTGTCTGCGCGAGTGCGAACGGCTGTTGAAGAGTTACGTTATGCACCGTCGGCATTGGCGCGTAGTCTTAAAGTCCAAAGTACCAAAACATTTGGCATGCTAGTAACGACCTCGACCAATCCGTTTTTTGGTGAAGTATTGAAAGGTGTTGAACGTCGTTGCTATGAGCATGGTTATAATTTAATTCTGTGTAATACCGAAGGTGATGTTACACGTATGCATGCTAATCTTGATATCTTATTACAAAAGCGTGTCGATGGTTTAATGTTGATGTGTAGTGAAGTTGAAAGCCAAGGTTTTAATCTATTTGAACGTCACAAACCAGTACCGACTGTCGTGATGGATTGGGGCCCAACCAATTTTCCTTGCGATAAGATCCAAGATAACTCTCATCGCGGTGGTTATATGGCTACACAACATCTTATTGCTAAAGGTCATACCGAGATCGGTTGTATTACTGGTGTATTAGATAAATTAACCGCACAGCAGCGTTTTGCTGGGTTTACTCAAGCCATGGAAGAAGCGGGCTTAGCCATTAATCCGGAATGGATTACAGCGGGTGACTTTGAATGCGAAGGCGGTGAAAAAGCGTTTGCCGAAATGGTTGCCAACGGCCCATTACCCTCTGCATTATTTGTTTGTAACGATATGATGGCGATGAGTGTGATCAATAGCGCCAGTAAAAAGGGTATTTCAGTACCGGAAGATTTGTCTATTATCGGTTACGATGATATTAAACTCGCTAAATACATTACCCCCTCACTAACGACGATTCACCAGCCGAAACATCGCTTAGGACAAAAAGCGGTCGATATGTTGCTGGAACAAATTAAGTCAAAGACTGAAAGTAACCAGATTATTGAATTAGAACCGACTTTAGTCGAACGTGATAGTGTTAAAGCATTAAATTGTTGA